A window of Salmo trutta chromosome 5, fSalTru1.1, whole genome shotgun sequence contains these coding sequences:
- the calhm2.1 gene encoding calcium homeostasis modulator protein 2.1 translates to MAALITENFKFVSLFFKSKDVMIFNGLIALGTVASQTMYNIFAFDCPCSSGRNYLYGLAAIGVPALAFYLVGIMLNKSTWDLVSECRLRRCRKLSGAAAFAVLGTIIGRAAVAPVTWTVISLLRGEAYVCALSEFVDPSTLEGFPSGQGLEVMARFPCKATVPQEMQGFWAEIERRLKYESQLLGWLMVAGMAVVLFLLLCMKRCCSPLGYQQEAYWSQFRSNEHDLFQRTADVHSRILAVESVKSYFGFVALEKEEKQQLEEHQNASPISSTEWNRITGICLYREKKGLPLYSRLNKWAQYSMENNIDAMEKEMDTLS, encoded by the exons ATGGCTGCTCTCATCACAGAGAACTTCAAGTTTGTCTCGCTCTTCTTCAAGAGCAAGGACGTAATGATCTTCAATGGCCTGATAGCCCTGGGCACGGTGGCCAGTCAGACCATGTACAACATATTTGCCTTCGACTGCCCGTGCTCCTCCGGGCGGAACTATCTCTATGGCCTGGCAGCCATCGGGGTGCCCGCCCTGGCATTCTACCTTGTTGGCATCATGCTGAATAAGAGTACCTGGGATCTGGTGTCTGAGTGCCGCCTCAGGAGGTGCCGGAAACTATCGGGGGCGGCTGCCTTTGCCGTCCTGGGCACTATCATTGGCAGAGCGGCCGTGGCTCCCGTGACGTGGACTGTCATCTCACTGTTACGTGGGGAGGCCTATGTCTGTGCCCTCAGTGAGTTTGTGGACCCTTCAACCTTGGAGGGTTTTCCCTCTggacaggggttagaggtcatggCCAGGTTTCCCTGTAAGGCCACGGTCCCACAGGAGATGCAGGGTTTCTGGGCGGAGATTGAACGCCGGCTGAAGTACGAGTCTCAG CTGCTAGGGTGGCTGATGGTGGCGGGGATGGCAGTGGTTCTGTTCCTCCTGCTGTGCATGAAGCGCTGCTGCTCTCCCCTGGGCTACCAACAGGAGGCGTACTGGTCCCAGTTCCGCTCCAACGAGCACGACCTCTTCCAGCGCACGGCCGACGTGCACTCCCGCATCCTGGCTGTTGAGAGTGTGAAGAGCTACTTTGGCTTCGTGGCcctggagaaagaggagaaacagCAGCTGGAGGAGCACCAGAATGCCAGCCCCATCTCTAGTACAGAGTGGAACCGGATCACTGGGATCTGCTTGTACAGAGAGAAAAAAGGATTGCCCCTCTATAGCCGCCTCAACAAGTGGGCCcagtacagtatggagaacaacaTAGACGccatggagaaagagatggacaCTCTGAGCTGA
- the LOC115193853 gene encoding RING finger protein 122, producing MHPVRWCNGCLCGLRSQISDPYGKMPSEDIYNLPLNVYVIILGIGLFIFMLSLIFCCYMFRLRRQGTREQYGYNEVVLKGAGKKLSLLGQTCAVCLEEFKSRDELGVCPCSHAFHKKCLLKWLEIRSVCPMCNKPICRLQPDPPQGAEGPQRPMEV from the exons ATGCACCCGGTCCGGTGGTGTAACG GATGTCTGTGCGGTTTAAGATCGCAGATCTCAGACCCTTACGGCAAGATGCCATCGGAAGACATCTACAACCTGCCCCTCAATGTGTACGTCATCATCCTGGGCATCGGCCTCTTCATCTTCATGCTCAGCCTGATCTTCTGCTGCTACATGTTCAG GTTAAGGCGACAAGGCACAAGGGAGCAATACGGATATAATGAG GTTGTTTTGAAAGGAGCAGGAAAGAAACTGAGTCTTCTTGGA CAGACCTGTGCAGTGTGCTTAGAAGAGTTCAAAAGCAGAGACGAACTTGGAGTGTGTCCCTGCTCACATGCCTTCCACAAGAA GTGTCTGTTAAAATGGCTGGAGATCCGCAGTGTCTGCCCTATGTGCAACAAACCTATCTGCCGTTTGCAGCCAGACCCCCCACAGGGTGCAGAGGGGCCCCAGAGGCCAATGGAggtgtga
- the pcgf6 gene encoding polycomb group RING finger protein 6, translating to MEDRTKELERPGCLSVGQNSEEATPTDGSRQNSVDNDGSEDHDGTSNNVDSEDEPELPLNQFYPYIRCALCCGFLIDATTITECLHTFCKSCIVKHFFYSNRCPNCSIVVHQTQPLYNIRPDRQLQDIVYKMLPHLEEMERARMIDFYKQRGLEVPKPVVASPAVPVLKNQKQRRELLPQSVFTIPPELDVSLQLEFVGAEEGINNYKPLERRYVRVSGEATVRHVELFIRRKMELSPTCQVDVVCGDHLLDRYQSLREVQGSMGDNALQDGILVLHFGLVLPAHM from the exons ATGGAGGACCGGACCAAGGAACTCGAAAGACCAGGTTGCTTGAGTGTCGGTCAGAATTCAGAAGAGGCGACACCAACCGATGGTAGCCGCCAGAACAGTGTTGACAACGATGGCTCGGAAGACCACGATGGGACATCCAATAATGTTGACTCCGAGGATGAG CCTGAACTTCCTCTTAATCAATTCTACCCATATATCCGCTGTGCTCTCTGCTGCGGATTCCTCATCGATGCCACCACCATAACAGAGTGTCTGCACACTT TTTGTAAAAGCTGCATCGTGAAGCACTTCTTCTACAGCAACAGGTGTCCCAATTGCAGCATTGTGGTCCACCAGACACAACCACTGTACAATATAAG ACCTGACAGACAGTTGCAAGATATTGTTTACAAGATGCTGCCACATCTAGAAGAAA TGGAGAGAGCAAGGATGATAGATTTTTACAAACAGAGAGGGCTGGAGGTGCCTAAACCAG TGGTGGCGTCCCCCGCTGTCCCTGTGCTGAAGAACCAGAAGCAGAGGAGGGAGTTGCTGCCCCAGTCTGTCTTCACCATCCCTCCTGAACTGGATGTGTCTCTGCAGCTGGAGTTTGTGGG AGCGGAAGAAGGCATAAACAACTATAAG CCTTTGGAGAGGCGGTACGTGCGAGTGTCGGGAGAGGCCACTGTCCGCCATGTGGAACTTTTCATCAGGAGGAAGATGGAGCTGAGTCCCACCTGCCAG GTGGATGTTGTGTGCGGAGACCACCTCCTGGATCGTTACCAGTCGCTGCGAGAGGTTCAGGGCTCCATGGGAGACAATGCTCTACAG GATGGTATTTTGGTTCTCCACTTTGGACTGGTGCTGCCTGCTCACATGTGA